Proteins found in one Gordonia sp. PDNC005 genomic segment:
- a CDS encoding FAD-dependent oxidoreductase, producing MPHVVTQACCGDASCVYACPVNCIHPTPDEPDFGIAEMLYIDPSTCVDCGACVSACPVGAIVPGHRLEEKAARFVDVNAAHYGYTQQDSVRFPVQQDWRLPLAPIDKPKALRGGPAVVDVAIVGSGPSAMYAADELLKQPRVRVTVYERLNLPFGLSRFGVAPDHKSTRLVMDLFDEVARHPNITILLNTEVGRDVTLDELRSKHHAVLWAGGAPTDKPLPVPGADLPGVQSATALVGWYNGHPDFASAVPDLSTERVVVIGNGNVALDVARILTADVEALAATDISPAALAVLRESKVKEVVVAARRGPEHAAFTLPELIGLADGKARVWVDPADLEGASVDGIDDPTIAAKVSLLQELSQSEKPAEPFIRLAFGQTPLTIEGDSRATGVRFARTGADTETVVEAGLVLTSIGYRGVPVPGLPFDDDTGTVANVAGRVVDTPGMYVTGWIKRGPSGFIGTNKTDSGETVANLLADIEAGVHA from the coding sequence GTGCCCCACGTTGTAACCCAGGCGTGCTGCGGCGACGCCTCGTGCGTCTACGCATGCCCTGTCAACTGCATCCACCCCACTCCCGACGAGCCGGATTTCGGCATCGCCGAGATGCTCTACATCGACCCGTCGACGTGTGTCGACTGCGGCGCATGCGTGTCTGCATGCCCGGTCGGCGCGATCGTCCCCGGTCATCGCCTTGAGGAGAAGGCCGCCCGATTCGTCGACGTGAACGCCGCGCATTACGGCTACACGCAACAGGATTCGGTCCGCTTTCCCGTCCAGCAGGACTGGCGTCTGCCGCTCGCCCCGATCGACAAGCCGAAGGCTCTTCGCGGCGGACCGGCCGTTGTCGACGTCGCGATCGTCGGATCCGGACCGTCAGCGATGTACGCCGCCGACGAGCTGCTCAAGCAGCCGCGTGTGCGTGTCACCGTGTACGAGCGTCTGAACCTGCCGTTCGGCCTGTCCCGGTTCGGCGTCGCACCCGACCACAAGTCGACCCGTCTGGTGATGGACCTGTTCGACGAGGTCGCTCGCCATCCGAACATCACGATCCTGCTGAACACCGAGGTGGGACGTGATGTGACGCTCGACGAGCTGCGGTCCAAGCACCACGCGGTGCTGTGGGCGGGCGGAGCACCGACCGACAAGCCGCTGCCCGTGCCCGGCGCCGATCTGCCTGGCGTTCAGAGCGCCACAGCTCTGGTCGGGTGGTACAACGGCCATCCTGATTTCGCGTCCGCGGTGCCCGACCTGTCGACCGAGCGTGTTGTGGTGATCGGCAACGGCAACGTGGCTCTGGACGTCGCCCGCATCCTGACCGCGGACGTCGAGGCTCTCGCGGCGACAGACATCTCGCCCGCGGCTCTGGCCGTGCTGCGAGAGTCGAAGGTCAAGGAAGTGGTCGTCGCCGCTCGACGCGGCCCCGAGCACGCAGCGTTCACCTTGCCCGAGTTGATCGGCCTGGCCGACGGCAAGGCACGAGTGTGGGTCGACCCGGCCGACCTGGAGGGTGCGTCCGTCGACGGCATCGACGACCCGACGATCGCCGCGAAGGTATCTCTCCTGCAGGAACTCTCGCAGAGCGAGAAGCCGGCCGAGCCGTTCATCCGCCTCGCCTTCGGGCAGACGCCCCTCACGATCGAAGGCGATTCGCGGGCGACCGGAGTCCGCTTCGCACGGACCGGCGCCGACACCGAGACCGTTGTGGAGGCCGGCCTGGTCCTCACCTCGATCGGCTACCGCGGCGTCCCGGTCCCCGGCCTCCCGTTCGACGACGACACCGGCACCGTCGCCAACGTCGCCGGCCGCGTCGTCGACACGCCAGGCATGTATGTGACGGGCTGGATCAAACGCGGTCCGTCGGGATTCATCGGCACCAACAAGACCGACTCCGGCGAGACCGTCGCCAATCTCCTCGCCGACATCGAGGCAGGCGTCCACGCCTGA
- a CDS encoding diiron oxygenase: MTSTQPRPTAYQPPAKQAAELNYEQVLDDLSSASVHRNFDPYLDIAWDSPELEIFENDPRWILNYEVDPIGRHPWYQALPESEQIRIGMWRQANVAKVGLQFESILIRGLMQYADRLPNGDKRFRYTTHEAKEECNHTLMFQELVNRIGMKTPGMRTWLRAISPIIPLFSTITPTIFYFGVLAGEEPIDHIQKDFLRSPKSNMHPAMSAVMELHVAEEARHISFAHNHLRATIPAKGRLTKFALSVFMPIVMRILCDAIVIPPNEFRKEFNVPREVMKDIFWESEKSRVFLSGVFGDVRMLSEQCGLMNPVSRQVWRAMKIDGRESRFRSEPAYNAS; encoded by the coding sequence ATGACGTCGACGCAGCCCCGGCCCACCGCGTACCAGCCGCCGGCCAAGCAGGCAGCCGAACTGAACTACGAGCAGGTCCTCGACGACCTGTCGTCGGCGTCGGTGCATCGGAACTTCGACCCCTACCTCGACATCGCGTGGGACTCCCCCGAGCTCGAGATCTTCGAGAACGATCCCCGCTGGATCCTCAACTACGAGGTCGACCCGATCGGCCGCCACCCGTGGTACCAGGCGCTCCCCGAGTCTGAGCAGATTCGCATCGGCATGTGGCGCCAGGCGAACGTCGCCAAGGTCGGCCTCCAGTTCGAGTCGATCCTCATCCGCGGCCTGATGCAGTACGCGGACCGCCTTCCCAACGGAGACAAGCGATTCCGATACACCACCCATGAGGCCAAGGAGGAGTGCAACCACACCCTCATGTTCCAGGAGCTGGTGAACCGCATCGGCATGAAGACGCCGGGCATGCGCACCTGGCTGCGCGCCATCTCGCCGATCATCCCGCTGTTCTCGACGATCACGCCGACGATCTTCTACTTCGGCGTGCTCGCGGGCGAAGAGCCCATCGACCACATCCAGAAAGACTTCCTGCGCAGCCCGAAGTCGAACATGCATCCCGCGATGTCGGCGGTCATGGAACTCCACGTGGCCGAAGAAGCACGCCACATCTCGTTCGCTCACAATCACCTGCGTGCGACCATCCCCGCGAAGGGCCGACTCACCAAGTTCGCACTGTCGGTGTTCATGCCGATCGTCATGCGCATCCTTTGCGACGCGATCGTCATCCCGCCGAACGAGTTCCGCAAGGAGTTCAACGTCCCCCGTGAGGTCATGAAGGACATCTTCTGGGAGTCCGAGAAGTCGCGCGTGTTCCTCTCCGGAGTGTTCGGCGACGTTCGCATGTTGTCGGAGCAGTGCGGCCTGATGAATCCGGTCTCCCGCCAGGTGTGGCGTGCGATGAAGATCGACGGCCGCGAGTCGCGATTCCGCAGCGAGCCCGCATACAACGCGAGCTGA
- a CDS encoding cation:proton antiporter codes for MEAVLIVVLCVLAIAAANQLAPRLRLAAPLLLVLVGVVVSYLPNVPKIDVDPEIILIGVLPPLLYAAAVAMPTMEFKRDLRAISGLAVVLVVISSLGLGLVFMWILPDADFATGVALGAILSPTDAVATTTVKRVGAPNRLITVLSGESLFNDASALVLLRAAIAAMAASVSLWGVAVSFVWAVVAAVGVGAAVGWIVVRVRAMISNTAVATAVSFVTPYLAYVPAELLEGSGLVAAVAAGLVTGRVGVRRLTAAHRLSDVQNWRMIELLLEGGVFLLMGLELKALVTEVNESHESVWHAAWPAALAFVLLIVFRFIVVMPLVAWIERRAQRVISHEDKLARIQETLAGPDLPERFTERRTEMVRTRIDRRLADIAYYRAESIGAREGFVLVWAGMRGVVTLAAAQTLPTDTPYRAMLVLLAFFVAVGSLVIQGTTLGAFVRWMKLPDHGTQVESERRELGREMAALTARVMSDPKVCGADPDIALRIRTLRELEATASDADLGEDADTAPDVLDRRIATADRMRVIRRHVIDEQRRHLLDLSQRAAYSSEALTAVLDKLDAEEISLDAQTPADADRT; via the coding sequence ATGGAAGCAGTGCTCATCGTCGTCCTCTGTGTGCTCGCGATAGCCGCCGCGAATCAGCTCGCGCCTCGGTTGCGATTGGCCGCCCCGCTGTTGCTCGTGCTGGTCGGAGTGGTCGTCAGTTACCTGCCGAACGTTCCGAAGATCGACGTCGACCCCGAGATCATCCTGATCGGTGTCCTGCCTCCGCTCCTGTACGCGGCCGCTGTCGCAATGCCGACGATGGAGTTCAAGCGCGACCTCCGAGCCATCAGTGGTCTTGCGGTAGTGCTGGTGGTGATCAGTTCGCTCGGGCTGGGGCTGGTGTTCATGTGGATCCTGCCCGATGCCGACTTCGCGACCGGGGTTGCGCTGGGAGCCATCCTCAGTCCGACCGATGCCGTCGCGACGACGACGGTCAAGCGTGTCGGCGCACCGAACCGCCTCATCACCGTGTTGTCGGGGGAGAGTCTGTTCAACGATGCGAGCGCGCTCGTGCTGTTGCGGGCGGCGATCGCCGCGATGGCCGCCAGTGTCTCCCTGTGGGGCGTCGCAGTGTCGTTCGTGTGGGCAGTGGTCGCGGCGGTCGGTGTGGGCGCCGCAGTCGGGTGGATCGTCGTCCGTGTCCGCGCGATGATCTCGAATACCGCGGTCGCGACAGCGGTCTCGTTCGTCACGCCCTACCTCGCGTATGTTCCCGCCGAACTCCTCGAGGGCTCCGGACTCGTCGCCGCCGTCGCGGCGGGTCTGGTGACCGGTCGCGTCGGCGTTCGCCGACTGACCGCTGCGCACCGACTGTCCGACGTCCAGAACTGGCGGATGATCGAGCTGCTCCTCGAGGGCGGGGTCTTCCTGTTGATGGGGCTCGAGCTCAAAGCCCTGGTCACGGAAGTGAACGAGTCCCACGAATCCGTGTGGCACGCTGCCTGGCCTGCCGCACTCGCGTTTGTTCTACTCATCGTGTTCCGGTTCATCGTCGTGATGCCGCTGGTCGCGTGGATCGAGCGGCGAGCGCAACGAGTGATCTCCCACGAGGACAAACTGGCACGGATCCAGGAGACGTTGGCGGGTCCCGACCTGCCGGAGCGATTCACCGAGCGGCGCACCGAGATGGTGCGCACACGTATCGACCGGAGGCTCGCCGACATCGCCTACTACCGCGCGGAGTCGATCGGCGCTCGGGAGGGGTTCGTCCTGGTGTGGGCGGGCATGCGGGGAGTCGTCACGCTTGCTGCGGCACAGACGTTGCCGACCGACACTCCGTACCGGGCGATGCTGGTGCTTCTGGCGTTCTTCGTCGCGGTCGGATCACTGGTGATTCAAGGGACGACGCTCGGAGCGTTCGTCCGGTGGATGAAGCTTCCTGACCACGGCACTCAGGTGGAGTCCGAGCGGCGAGAGCTCGGCCGTGAGATGGCGGCGTTGACGGCCCGGGTGATGTCCGACCCGAAGGTCTGCGGCGCCGACCCCGACATCGCGCTGCGCATCAGGACTCTGCGTGAGCTGGAGGCCACCGCAAGCGACGCCGATCTCGGCGAAGACGCCGACACCGCTCCTGACGTCCTTGATCGTCGAATCGCGACGGCCGACCGGATGCGTGTGATCCGCCGCCACGTCATCGACGAGCAACGCAGGCATCTCCTGGACTTGAGTCAACGCGCCGCCTACAGCTCCGAGGCGCTCACCGCTGTCCTCGACAAACTCGACGCCGAAGAGATCAGTCTCGACGCGCAGACACCGGCTGACGCTGACCGCACGTGA
- a CDS encoding universal stress protein produces MSLILVGVDGSEASTDAVKWAARTAQAEHLPLKIVAAYTSTTSDYAPGLVIPQDVIDAIRSEATKAVQSAAETAREEVPGIELSGSIVEGDAARVMLELGGQAQTIVLGTRGLGSVKGLFLGSVSTNVAAHAKGRVVIVPHGALGGDGPVVVGVDDSAISDPAVAEAYRQADLRSRPLVAVHTWTPLDADALHGFGLDETEIDEMSKQAVEAVAERMAGYSQDYPDVDVQRVVIPEEPAKAILDAAGDSASLIVMGSRGRGGFTGLLLGSRSQKVLHHAKVPVMIVRK; encoded by the coding sequence ATGAGCTTGATTCTGGTCGGAGTGGACGGATCCGAAGCGTCGACGGACGCGGTGAAGTGGGCGGCCCGGACCGCACAAGCCGAACACTTGCCGCTGAAGATCGTCGCAGCGTACACATCCACCACCAGCGACTACGCGCCCGGACTGGTGATCCCGCAGGACGTGATCGATGCGATCCGCAGTGAAGCCACCAAGGCTGTCCAATCGGCTGCCGAGACGGCCCGCGAGGAGGTCCCCGGCATCGAACTGAGCGGATCGATCGTTGAAGGCGACGCGGCGCGCGTGATGCTCGAGCTCGGCGGACAAGCACAGACCATCGTCCTCGGAACGCGTGGGCTCGGCAGTGTGAAGGGTCTGTTCCTCGGGTCCGTCAGCACCAACGTCGCGGCACACGCGAAGGGTCGAGTCGTGATCGTGCCCCACGGCGCCCTCGGCGGCGACGGTCCAGTTGTCGTCGGCGTCGACGACTCCGCGATCAGCGACCCCGCGGTCGCCGAGGCCTACCGTCAGGCTGATCTGCGGTCGCGACCGCTCGTCGCGGTCCACACGTGGACTCCGCTCGACGCCGACGCACTCCACGGATTCGGACTCGACGAGACCGAGATCGACGAGATGTCCAAGCAGGCTGTCGAAGCCGTTGCAGAACGGATGGCCGGCTACTCGCAGGACTACCCGGACGTCGACGTGCAGCGCGTGGTGATTCCCGAGGAGCCCGCCAAGGCGATTCTCGATGCGGCAGGCGACTCGGCGTCGCTCATCGTGATGGGCAGCCGCGGGCGCGGTGGATTCACCGGACTGCTCCTCGGCTCACGAAGCCAGAAGGTGCTGCACCACGCCAAAGTGCCGGTGATGATCGTCCGTAAGTGA